A segment of the Panacibacter ginsenosidivorans genome:
CTACGTTCAAGGGCTGATATGATGAATTTAAGAGAAGCTGTAAAAAATGGATTAGTGGATTGTATTGCATCGCATCATATACCACAGGATTGGGATAATAAAACCTGCGAGTTTGAATATGCAAAAAATGGTATGGTCGGTTTACAAACAGCTTATACTGCTGTACAAACTGCCATACCTGAATTAAGTACTGGTAATATTGCAGGGCTTTTTGCTACTAATGCAAGAAATATATTTTCACTGCCGCCGGCAACCATTAATGAAGGGTCAATTGCAGAGCTAACTATATTCAGCAAAGAAGGAAAAAATATATTTAATAAAGAGCAGATAAAAAGTAAATCTTACAATTCTGCTTTTGTTGATAGAGAGTTAAATGGGGAGGTTTTAGGTATATTTAATAAAAATCAGTTACTCTTAAATTAAATGCTTATATCATGGAACAAAAAGTTTCTACCCCGGTACAAAAGGGTCTGATCATTTCACTGCTTTTGATCATATTTGGTTTAGTGCTTTATTTCACTAACCAATATATGAATAAAGGTCTTTCTTATATTCAATATGTTATTCTGCTTGGAGGCATTATATGGAGTTGTAATACTTATGCCAAACAAATGAATGGCAATGTTACATTCGGGAATATTTTTGCGCATGGATTTAAAACAACTGCTTTTGTTGCTGCCCTGATGGCTGTATACACTTTGCTTGCAGTTAAATTTATTTTCCCTGAAATGATGGATAAAATAATGGATGCAGCCAGGCAGGAAATGATTAAAGGTGGCCAGTTGAGCGAAAGCCAGGTAGACCAGGGAATAGAAATGGGCAAGAAATTTTTTGTACCATTTGCAATAGGCGGTATCATTTTCTTTTTTGCTTTAGTAGGTGCTATAGGTTCACTTATAGGTGCGGCTACAGCTAAAAAAAATCCACAGGATCCTTTTGCGCAACAACCTCAAATGTAATTTTACAGAATGGATATATCCATAGTAATTCCTTTACTCAACGAAGAAGAATCTTTACCTGAATTATCAGAGTGGATTGTACGTGTGGTTACAGCAAACAATCTTACTTACGAAGTGATCTTTGTTGATGACGGCAGCACAGATAACAGCTGGGATATTATTCAAAGTATTGCCGCAAGAAATTGTCATTTTAAAGGCATAAAATTTCAACGCAACTACGGAAAAGCTGCCGCCTTAAATGAGGGATTTAAAGCTGCAAAAGGTGATGTGGTAATCACAATGGACGCCGACATGCAAGATTCTCCTGACGAAGTTCCTGAGCTGCGTAAAATGATCATCGAAGATGGCTACGACCTTGTAAGCGGTTGGAAAAAGAAACGCTACGATAATACATTAACTAAAAATTTACCTTCTAAATTTTATAATGCTGCGGCAAGAAGGATGTCAGGATTAAAACTCCATGATCTTAACTGTGGTTTGAAAGCTTATAAA
Coding sequences within it:
- a CDS encoding glycosyltransferase family 2 protein, with the translated sequence MDISIVIPLLNEEESLPELSEWIVRVVTANNLTYEVIFVDDGSTDNSWDIIQSIAARNCHFKGIKFQRNYGKAAALNEGFKAAKGDVVITMDADMQDSPDEVPELRKMIIEDGYDLVSGWKKKRYDNTLTKNLPSKFYNAAARRMSGLKLHDLNCGLKAYKNKVIKSVEVYGEMHRYIPVLAKNAGFRKIGEKIVEHRPRKYGVTKFGWNRFVNGFLDLMTITFTGKFGKRPMHFFGLYGTLCFLIGFGISVYLIISKFVDENFALTNKPLFYIGMAVMIIGMQLFLAGFVAELVTRNAADRNTYLIDEKLGIN
- a CDS encoding DUF4199 domain-containing protein, which gives rise to MEQKVSTPVQKGLIISLLLIIFGLVLYFTNQYMNKGLSYIQYVILLGGIIWSCNTYAKQMNGNVTFGNIFAHGFKTTAFVAALMAVYTLLAVKFIFPEMMDKIMDAARQEMIKGGQLSESQVDQGIEMGKKFFVPFAIGGIIFFFALVGAIGSLIGAATAKKNPQDPFAQQPQM